In Fusarium falciforme chromosome 9, complete sequence, the sequence ATAGATGCTTGGGCTGATGAGAACTACCCCGAACTTTATGATCAGCTTTGTGAAGGCGCCACCAATAACGATTTGAATGATTTGGAGCACCAGCTCGACTGCTCACTCCCCCAGGATGTGCGAGATTCCCTCATGATTCACGATGGCCAGGAACGAGGAGGAAACCCAACAGGAATCATCTTTAGTCACATGCTGCTTGATTGCGAGGAAATTGTGCAGGAGTGGGATAACTGGAGAACTGTCAACCACCAATACTTGCTCGAGACATCAGTCGCTAAACCCGCCACTCCGTCAAAGGCTTTTGGTGGAAGCAATGAGGCGTCATCTTCGAGGCAAGGCGCTGCCACTGGCAACAACCCTGGCGTGTGGCGACAAGACCTTATCTCTCGCCAGGACTCGGTTCCTCCCAACAGCGTCCAGAAGGCATATGCCCATGCCGGCTGGATTCCCCTGGTGCGTGACTGGGGCGGCAACAACCTGGCTGTCGACGTTGCGCCCGGTCCTGGTGGTCAGTGGGGTCAGATTATCCTCTTTGGCCGCGATTACGACACCAAGTACGTGGTAGCCCGCTCATGGGCTGCCTTCCTGGCTGTTGTTGCAGACGATCTCAACAGTGGCAAGTGGTATGTGGACGAGGACACAAACGAGCTCAAGCTACGAGAGTTTAAGGAGGCACGAGTTGAGCCCTCGTATTTCAGCATTCTGCGGTGGAGAATGGACCAGAAGTATGGACGACGGGCCCCGTCGAAGCGAAGGTCGATGGGACCCAAGCCAAACTCCCCGCTTGGCTCCCGCTCCTCTTCGCCGTACGCCAGCGGTGGAGAGAATGGCGAGGGTCGTGGCAGGTCTATGCAGCGCCTCAGCGGATCGTCTCCCCTGGCAAGTCCGATGCGACCTGGTTATGGAAAGGCAACTCCCTTGAGTAGAGTCACGGAGGAGACAGTAATTCCCGAGCTCGCCAGCGCAAACATCCAGCCCGAgaagctcgtcgaggtcgagacgCCAAGGCAAAGCGGCGAAGGCAAGGCACCCAAAGTCAGTACCAATCTGCCCCGGGTAGAATCGGACCTCCTCAAGATTGAGGAAGAGCCATCGCCCAAGGTGAACGGCAAGAAGCCCGAGGTAGCGGAGGATTCGATGAAGACGATCGAGATCTAAGCACCGAGCACCGAGCAGCGCATTTTTGCAACAGAGAGAAAAGCACCGAGGACTGGCATACAGGGACGACGATTGCATGAgactcttttttatttattttcaaCTATTGCGACGGCTCCACGGAGAGGCGACTCTTGACATGGTACACACAAATTTGGCGTTAAGGGCGTCGTGCGAAACACGCAAGAATCCGTTGTTGACCTCTTGGAGAGGCACctattcttttttcttctatcGCGCCACTCGTGTCTTCTTTGACTCGGGCACGGCAGCATATGGAACAGCATACAAGCTTTCTACTATATCATGGAAGCCCTTTATTTAGTCTCGCAAGCAGGATGGCATGGGTGGGTGGTGGTCTGGAACAGCCAGGGCTATTGTGCTGAATTGATGATCCTCTTGTAGACATAGGATTGACGTTAATCATTGTATGAATAAGAACCACGTTTCAGTTCAGCTGGTGTTTCTGGGTCCTGATGGTTCATGTTACACAAATTGAGTTGAGGTTGGTGTTGGCTCATGACGGTGACAGGCATGGATGCACGACCCCTGGGAGGTTCGTGCAACTCTGAGACGGGGCAGGAGTGGATAAACAGAGGGATGAGTCTGGAACTTGGTCAAGGCTCGAGGTCTGCTCTCTGACGATGGGAGGACATAATATCGTCGAGTTGATCGAGTAGCCAGTTTAGGGTAGTTAGGGTCACACTGGACGCCTGTGATGATCTCGCTGGTTTATGTGAACCAAACACATAAAGGCCCGTCAGAATAGTATATTTGCTTTCAAGATTCAATTTTTGTCGAATTGAAATCCATCCTGGGTCCGTGGCGTGTTACATAGCCTTTCGAGTTGATGTAGGAGCTTTGAATTGACTGTCATTCAACACCAACTTCTAATGCCCGACCAAGATGGAATGGCAGGGAAGAGGGGATAAGACAATGGCGGTGTAGgaaacttatttataaagtcaAGACCTTTAGTTACACTGTTCACCTCTTCTCGAAAGGGATACCGCAGCCTTCACCTTGACCAAGTTATCTGAGCTTCAACAtcgacatcaccaacaacttCCACATGTCAACCAATCAAATCTCGCCATGCAACATCTACCCCTTGCAGATCCCTACTCTAGCGCAAAACAATCCGCCACATGAGTCCAAAAGTGGAAAAGCGCCGGCGGTTAGCGCCCGTCCAACCGCAACGTGGAATTAGCCGCCGCCAACTTTCTTGAACAAGACCCAAGATGAACAACGACAACCCTTGTTTTTTTGATATTGGGGTTTTCGTTGTTTGTTGGCCCCCAGGGTTACCCAATGACTTGGAACCGGTAGATTTGTTCCGATTCCCTTCGTGACCTTGGTCTCATGCGGGGCCGTACCGTGCTTCTGGAACTCGGCTATGCACGATTTGTTGTCCCGGCATGTTTTGCGTGCTGGGATGAGGTCTCGACTAAGACTGAGCCTCTAAGCAGCAGATCCAAGACAGGATCAATGGAATTGGTTAGAACAGCGCTTAGGAAAAGGAGTTTGCGTCGTATCGGAAGCTGCCGACCATTTGGGAATGGTCCAGTCATCGTCATGATGGAGTCGAGACTAGCGATGCAGGCTGGGCGGAATCTCACTCGACGGTCTAccgcttgcttgcttgcttgcattGACGGTGCTGTTTAATCGAGACGGCTGAATTCTCCACTGAGTGGCTGCCATAACCATGGTATTAACACGTCCGTCTCGCCCCCCGCGATTGTAGTCTGACACTCGTTCGTCTCTGTCTCTCCTGGGTGGCTGGCCACTCGTTTCCTTTGTAACCCCTTTCCTTTGTAACAACTCTAATTCGCAATGGCTAGCTGGGAGGCTGCAGCTCTCAAGCTGCAGAGCCACGTCGCTGTCACTTCCGACCCTAATTCCCTGGATAAGGATAAGTGTCTACCGCCGCTACCTCTCCAACACAAGTCGACCGTCACCACAAAGATCGAAGCCGTCGCCTCTGAAGAAGGCTCGAACTCGACGAAAGGATGGAAGCCGCTATCACTGTCGACGCCTATACTTCTTGCCGTCATCGCATTGACGTTactcctcgccgccgccgtcgagaCGATAGCACAGAGGAGTGCTGCACAGGGGGGACTGGCTCTGTCACCGACGCTGGATGATTTACCGGGATATGCCAAGTTTAGTTACTTGTATGTTCCGAACATAATTGCTGTTCTCTACAGCATAATCTGGAGTTGGATCGATTTGGACGTAAAACGGATGCAGCCGTGGTTCGAGTTATCGAAACCCCATGGCGCAGCGGCGGAAAACTCATTGTTCTTGGATTATCAACATGACTTTGTTGCCTTTGTTCCCTTCCGGGCTGCGAAGCGAAGGTAAATAGCCATGCTTTTCTGGATGGCTGGTTGTTAACTGCTCCTTTAGGCACTGGCCGGTATTCTTTGGTGGAACCGCCATGGTCGTTGTCTTCTGGCTTCTAACTCCCTTGCAGAGTGCCCTGCTCGGAACGGACGTGGTTTCTCAGACAAAGTTGGCTTCTATATCCACGAGGTCCCAGATAATACCGCTAGCTGATCAGGTCACGCTCCTGGACCCTGAGGTGCTCAACACAGGCTATGCCATAGGATGGCTCGGACGACCATTCCCCCCCTTCACTATGTCCGAATACGCGTTGCTTCCCTTCTATGTCAAGGACAGCCCAGCGCCGACCAAGGTTGAAGCAAACTGGACAGCTGAGACCACCAAGCTCTCGACAGAGTTGGACTGTTGGCCTGCACAGGTAGAGAAGAATGGCCCGCGCAACAAGTTGGCCTGGGACTTTCTGAACGGCCAGGGCTGCAACGCTACGATCTGGTTCAACGCATTCACCAACTATTCAATGTACTACATTGGGTATCACTCCAGTGCCTACTCAGACCACTGGCTGGGAGGCCGCGAATGTCCCAAGACAGGTAACAATACTCACCAGTTCCTGGCCCTCTGGGCGACACCGATCAAAGTTCCTGGGGAAGAAAGCCCCGACTTCAACATCACTGCTCTTTATTGTCAACCGACCTACTACAAACAGCGCGTTCTAGCAAGGATCAAGTCATCAACTCTGGAGCCAGATCCCAAGTTTGTCCAAGATTTAGCACCGCGTGAAGTTCTTACTGCAGAAGAGTTCAACTCAACGGCATTTGAATTCATACTGGCGAATGGGATGGCAGCGAGACCCATCGTCAAAGATTTCCCTTACAATCTCGTCGTGGAGCAGCAACCGAGACTCAACTTCACGGGGATAACTCGTCCAGCTTCGAATATGGTTGGTTTCGCACTCGCTGGTCGGGACAACCTGGCCCCCGACTATTCCTCACCGACAGTCCTTCATGATGTTTATCGCCACGCACACCAGTACTTGTTCTCCACGGCAGTAAACCGATTGCTTACAAACGAGACGCGAATGGCTAACCAGACTGTTTCTGTGGAGTTTTCACTCACCGGAGTAGTTGTCAGCAGAGTGTTTGCTACGGCTGTCGAGATTGTTTTGGTCTTCGTTGCATGCTTTACGGCCGTTGTACTTGGATTTTGTCGGAGGGCCCCCAGCAAGTTGCCAACGAACCCCTCCTCTATCAGAAGGCATATCGACTTATTCCGGAACAGCCCTGAACTGCTGCATTCCTTCCGGTCGATGGATAGCGCTGATGAAAAGACACTTCTCGAGACGTTCCAAAAAGATCAGTTCCGCATGGAACGCCAAACAAAGACAAAGGAAACGTGCATTTGCATCGATCGAGTCTCGGAAGACTCAACGGACTCAttggaagagaagaagattaCTCCCCAAAAAGGATTCTACGACCCTGTTCGACCCTTGGTTCTGAAGAGAGAAATTGGCGCCCTCTTCGTGCTCTCCTTAGTTGCGGCTATCATTGTGCTTTCATACCTGAAGCAGCAAGAACAGAAGCTGAACGGCATGTAGCCCTCTAAAACACCAAGACGAATAGTACTGACTGCCAACAGGTTTACACCGACCCTCGGAGAGTTTTGAGGTACTTCAGCTACTCGAAAACTACATCCCAACTATTTTTGCAACTCTGATTGAACCACTCTGGGTCTTGCTGAACAGACTGCTTTGTGTCTTGCAGCCTTTCAAGGACCTTTGGGAGGGGAAGGCTATGTCATCTCACTCTATTGACGTCACCTACACTTCTATCCCTCCCCAATTGGTGTTATTTAGAGCCTTGAAGTCCAAACATTTAACCCTAGTCGTGGTATGCGCCATGGCACTCCTCGCCAATGTCCTCGCTGTCGGCCTCGGTTCTCTCTTCAACGAAGGACCAATGATAGCATCCTACCCTCAGATAATGCATCCTGCATTTGCCCCAAAATTCGACAACAATTCTGTGTCTGGCTTTGGACGGTTCCTCACGTCGAACTTGGTCATCTCTACGCAATATCAAGACCATTTATACATCGCCATGGCAAACATGACCTCGGGAACCACGCTGCCCCCTTGGGTGTCGCAGGAGTACTTCTTCCAGAGATACACATTTGAGGAATCCAAGGAATCACAGCCCGAAGACACTTATAATCTCCAAACCCGAGGATTTGGGGCCAGAGGCAACTGCACTCCGGTACCTGCTCGAAATGTTCCAATCTTCAAGGACGATGTCAACCAAACCAGGCTCGATGAAGCCAGAGACGAGTCTTCTTGTGGAAGTCCAGTTGACTGGGCAAGCCGTGACATGCGGGAATCAACTACAAACCGTTCTACCGAGCGGTCGGCGATAGAATTCTGCGGTACTATCAACAGCTCTGCCGGAGCCAACCCCTGTGGCAGGTCCTTGGTTCTGGGATGGGGTAGAACTCCCAAGGCTGAAGATATCAACGGGACAATAGAAGGAAGCTTCATGGTCTGTCGACCGGTTTTTGAGACGGCAATGTTCAACCTCACAGTCGACAAGGCAGGCCGTGTCCTTTCCTATAACCGGGTAAGCGACATCGAAAGCACCCTCGATTATCCTGACTCGGAAAACCACACCGAAACTCTCTTTCAGAATGTCAACCATCACTGGAACTCGCAGACTGCCTCATGGCACAACGACACAACTACAAGAGATTGGATGAATTACTTGATGATGATCAGATTGAGCTCGAGATCAGTCGTCGATCCAACGGCTCCGTTGCCAGACCCAAAAAAACTAATCGGCACTGTCGAAGACATTTATCGCCGTCTCTACGCAATCATGCTCAGTCTGAACGAGCAACTTTTCGAGAGTGCGAGCGACAAAAAAACTGTCACAGGCACACGATATACAAAGGAGACGCGTATTTTCATGGAACAGGcttccttcatcatcacaaTGACTGTCCTGTCACTGAATACAGCCGCTGCTCTGCTATTCTACACGAGAGCCGTTGCCTTCGTTTTGCCACGCATGCCGACGACTGTTGGGTCGATCCTTGCGTATGTCGCTTCAAGTAGACTTGTCACCCCTGCTTACAGGGTCGCTCCCGGACAATCGTCTCGCACACTCAGCTTTGGGAGATACATTGGATTGGACGGAAATGTCCATATAGGAGTAGACATGGATCCCCACGTCACGCCTGTGAATCCCTCGTCCCTTCGAGCCAAAACCGGGTTTCTCAGGCGTTGGCGTAGAAAGCGCTGGGGACAGGAAGACCAGTCAGTGAAGGATGGGACTTGGTTGTGAGAGGAAGATTCAAGGTGTAGAAGGTAAAGGCGTTGTCTGTTGGCATGCGAGTTGTAATTAAACAACTGTATTAAACAAATGACATCAATGTAATGGAAAAATCACATACTTACCCTTGCCTACAATCCCATAATTATCTCTTTGAATGGTCTCCACGTGTTCGTTGGGTTCGAGGAAGAGGTTCGAAGTTGAGGTCACATATGATGGGTAGTGTGAGTGAAATATAAGATAACAATGTTCAAGAAGTAAGGTAATCAAGAAAAGCTGTTCAGTCCTGTTTTCCAAATGCCCCAAAGAGTATCCCTGTTTTCCAAATGCCCCAAAGAGTATCCCTAACGCCGCAAGGCATTCCTATCTATTTCCCACCGACCACCCATGTCGGCTACCTTTGTTCGCCATACCCCCGTGAAGTCTGATAGGCGTTTACGCCTTGAAGCGCTGAACACGGCGAAGGGTTCGCTTGCCCCTCTTGGCCATGAGGCCAATGTCAGCAGCCTGGCCTGGTGTGCAAGAAACACCACCAGAGAGTTGCTGCGTAGCAGTCCAGGCACCACTGGCACAACGTTGGAACGAGGAGCCACCGATGCAGTTCCATTCACCCTCGGTGGTGCAGGCAGTTCCTGCGGCGAAGCCACCACTGGGGGATCCAGATCCAGAGCCATCACCAGAACCGGAACCGTTACCAGACTCGGAACCATCGCCGGGGGTAGAAGGAGCGGCAGTGGTCGCAGGAGGGGCCTGGGTGGCAGCGGGCTCCTCTGCAGCAGGTTCGGACACAGCAGGCTGAGAGGTAGCGGGCTGAGATGCAGCGGGCTGAGAGACAGTGATGAAAACACCGCCAGGAACGCTCTTTTCGGGAGCTTGGGTAGGCTGAGGCTGGGCCTCAGTGGGCTGACCGCCAGATCCGCTGGTGGGAGCAGGAGCATCGTTGCCACCAGTAGGAGCGGGAGAGCTGCCACCGGAACCGCCACCAGCAGCGCCAGTAGCCTGGCATCCTTCACCACTAGCCGTGGAGAAAGCTTGGGTGGCACCGTTGAAGCGGTCGACATCCTCTCCAGGGTTGGGGAACTGGAGATCTGAAGCATCTGGAACAGTGCACTTGTTGCCGATGTTGGCAACAAACATATCAGGAAGGGAGCTGAGGTGATCCTTGGAGCCACCGGATCCGGTGACAGTCAGAGGCGCACAGTTCATGTACATCTCACGGTTTCCGATCTTGTTGAACCATGTCCAGGCCAGAGTGTAATCACCAGCAGCGAGCTCAGCAGGAATGGTGAAGTCGTACTTGTAGGGATCTTCTGCATCTGGGTTATTGCCCATGTTTCCAGCCTGACCCTTAGCAGGGCAACCTCCCTCGATGGACTTGATGACCTTCCAAACGGAGTTCTTGTCAGGGTTCTTATCGGTCGTGATCGAAACCTGGCACGAACCGCCACCGTGAACGGCTTGGCCAGTGAAGGAGAGTTGCTGAGTGCTGCCTTGCTTGTAGACGTTGCTGGCTCCCTGGGCATCATAGACACCGTCTCGCATTTTGCAGGGGAAGTCCGAGCCATCTGCAAGCAGAGGAGCGTTGGTCAAGCTGGCCTTGCCGTAAGGAACGGGGTTGCTCATAAGCATATGAGCGCTGGCAAAGGTAGCCAGGCTCGCGAGAGTGAAAGTCTTTGAGAACATTTTGAATGAAGGAATGAGTCTAAACGTTCCAGACGATAGATTCGTTGTTGAGAGTCGTGAGATTGTCGTCAAGACAGTGTCGAGTATGGGTATAGGACAAGAAGTCGTAACTCGACGTATGGTATCGTTAACCAAAGGATAGTAATGCACCAGGCAATACGTGAAGAGGGAAAGTGGTTGAGAATGAAAGTAAAGGACTAGCCTTTGTGAAAGAGAAAAGGAAGGAATAGAAATGTCGTTGCGACAATCTCACTTGAAAGGACTGACTGAAGACTTTTGAAGTCGTTGGTGAGAAGAAAGGGAACTTGGATGCGGTGACGGGGTCGTCTTATATGGACCAGAGTTCACGAGAAGGACTGGACGCCAGAGCTCCTAGGAGAGACGCAAGCGGGAGGACACTGCCGACGGATGCGGGCCTCTGCAACTCAGAAGCCGATCATGGTGGACTGCATCCCCCGTGCCGGCATGGAAGCGGCACGTTTCCTTCATCCACAGCCACTCAGTTGACTCAATGCGCTTGAACCGTTCTGTTTCGAAGCACGCCGGACGGGCTAGGGCGTCGTGGCCAAGAGAAAGATTTGCAGTGCCGTGCCCATGATAGGCTGGAGGCATCGTTTCAAGAACCATCCCGTCACCAAACAAAAGTGTGAGTGGACTGGGCCTATACGCACCCCAGAGCCTAGACGACGTTCGAGCCCCTGACTAGCGACTCAGGCGTTTACCAGGGATCGTTTCTTCCAAAAAAGGAAGAGGTTGCAGTAGGTGAGAAACGAGTGTCGAGCGTCGTCTCCCCTTGTCCAGCTGCAAGGCGCCTCTGCGCCGCATGCAGACGGGTTCCTGGCATTTCTGAGCCACACGAAGACATGATTCGTAGTGGTGCTTCATGCCGTCAGCTTAGCGTAGGCCGCCGATGAGTGGCGAGGAAGCTGAGTGCGGTGTAGCGATGACTTAGAGGCCATGTGGTTGGTGTGGACTGAAGTCCTCTCGGCACGCTCCAGTCGGGCGGCCGCCAATCAGGCCAGGTCGAACCGAGAGTCTGGGAGGACGTCCGCCACAGAATGGGGACGTTGGGGTCTCATGCGGCCACCGGGACAACCTGGTCTCCCTCGTCTCCAACGTCATGGGACAGCGTAATGGGGCTCTGGGCATTGGGCTCTGAGCCTCTCATCCCTGGCAGAATCCCCCTGCTTTGAGGTTTTCAGAGCACTGACTCCTGCGGCAGCTCGCAGAGGAGAATCTCAAAAGATCTCGACGTTCAGGGGCTGCTCGTTTGCCTCAGTGATCCGGGCTTTTCGACAAGTCAATGCATTGTTCGTGCTGTTCCTGAGGTGGCTGTCCGTCGTCCCCCGCCAGCCATTCCAAGAATACGACCCTGGTCAGCGGGGCCAGATGCCAATCAGGGGGTAAATGACAGGGATACAAGGCTGGACGGCAAGGGTCGGACCAGCCGATCGTATCGAAACGGATTAGCGGGTGACGAGCCACAACCAGTCGGCCATCACCAC encodes:
- a CDS encoding SMI1-KNR4 domain-containing protein, yielding MANSIGATIRGFWHTMTSYDRHSTYDSPYRTGRHVPLQNGRNGIMTGVATASDSRADITSPYSDDTGRASPLPPDGRSPSNTPYSPGLRSLGARNASQSDGFEVQSPGDVQMQNFSDGLPPAPPVAHSWRRIDAWADENYPELYDQLCEGATNNDLNDLEHQLDCSLPQDVRDSLMIHDGQERGGNPTGIIFSHMLLDCEEIVQEWDNWRTVNHQYLLETSVAKPATPSKAFGGSNEASSSRQGAATGNNPGVWRQDLISRQDSVPPNSVQKAYAHAGWIPLVRDWGGNNLAVDVAPGPGGQWGQIILFGRDYDTKYVVARSWAAFLAVVADDLNSGKWYVDEDTNELKLREFKEARVEPSYFSILRWRMDQKYGRRAPSKRRSMGPKPNSPLGSRSSSPYASGGENGEGRGRSMQRLSGSSPLASPMRPGYGKATPLSRVTEETVIPELASANIQPEKLVEVETPRQSGEGKAPKVSTNLPRVESDLLKIEEEPSPKVNGKKPEVAEDSMKTIEI